From the genome of Streptacidiphilus rugosus AM-16, one region includes:
- the nusG gene encoding transcription termination/antitermination protein NusG, giving the protein MSESHSYDAAEALEAEEQAWGDDSVEEIVDNADSDVDEVEAAEEAAGRSAEEEAVNVVSADESSAVEAFEEAEAAVTEDDGVEIDPVAAFREELRIAPGEWYVIHTYAGYENRVKANLEQRAVSLNVEDYIYQAEVPQEEVVQIKNGDRKTIRQNKLPGYVLVRMDLTNESWGVVRNTPGVTGFVGNAYDPYPLTLDEVVKMLAPDVERAAAKEAGKPSPVRPSEVQVLDFEVGDSVTVTDGPFATLQATINEINPDSKKVKGLVEIFGRETPVELSFDQIAKND; this is encoded by the coding sequence GTGTCTGAGTCCCACTCGTACGACGCCGCTGAGGCCCTGGAGGCCGAGGAGCAGGCGTGGGGCGACGACTCCGTCGAGGAGATCGTCGACAACGCCGATTCCGACGTCGACGAGGTCGAGGCTGCTGAGGAAGCGGCCGGTCGCTCCGCCGAGGAGGAGGCCGTGAACGTGGTCTCCGCCGACGAGTCCTCCGCCGTGGAGGCCTTCGAGGAGGCCGAGGCCGCGGTCACCGAGGATGACGGCGTGGAGATCGACCCCGTGGCCGCCTTCCGCGAGGAACTGCGGATCGCCCCGGGTGAGTGGTACGTCATCCACACCTACGCCGGTTACGAGAACCGCGTGAAGGCCAACCTGGAGCAGCGCGCCGTCTCGCTCAACGTCGAGGACTACATCTACCAGGCCGAGGTGCCGCAGGAAGAGGTCGTCCAGATCAAGAACGGCGACCGCAAGACCATTCGCCAGAACAAGCTCCCCGGCTACGTGCTGGTGCGCATGGACCTGACGAACGAGTCCTGGGGCGTCGTCCGCAACACCCCCGGCGTCACCGGCTTCGTCGGCAACGCCTACGACCCGTACCCGCTGACGCTGGACGAGGTCGTCAAGATGCTCGCGCCCGACGTCGAGCGCGCCGCGGCCAAGGAGGCCGGCAAGCCGAGCCCGGTCCGCCCGTCCGAGGTCCAGGTCCTGGACTTCGAGGTCGGCGACTCGGTCACCGTCACCGACGGCCCGTTCGCCACGCTGCAGGCGACGATCAACGAGATCAACCCGGACTCCAAGAAGGTCAAGGGTCTCGTCGAGATCTTCGGCCGCGAGACCCCGGTCGAGCTCTCCTTCGACCAGATCGCCAAGAACGACTGA
- the secE gene encoding preprotein translocase subunit SecE has translation MTETVGSTATPESGSGGDEASRRDRKRARKAGDPEGKGGRGKRAKGPNVFARTALFYRQIITELRKVVWPSRSDLTSYTSVVIVFVLVIMALVYGLDTGFVKLASIVFG, from the coding sequence GTGACGGAGACCGTAGGCTCCACCGCCACACCTGAGAGCGGCTCCGGCGGGGACGAAGCGTCCCGTCGCGACCGGAAGCGCGCTCGCAAGGCCGGCGACCCCGAGGGCAAGGGCGGTCGCGGCAAGCGCGCCAAGGGCCCGAACGTCTTCGCGCGCACCGCGCTCTTCTACCGCCAGATCATCACCGAGCTGCGCAAGGTCGTCTGGCCGTCCCGCAGCGACCTGACCTCCTACACCTCGGTGGTCATCGTCTTCGTGCTGGTGATCATGGCGCTCGTCTACGGTCTCGACACCGGCTTCGTGAAGCTCGCCTCGATCGTCTTCGGCTGA
- a CDS encoding DHA2 family efflux MFS transporter permease subunit, giving the protein MRKGNPAVWAFVITSTAGFMAALDNLVVTTALPSIRAHLGGGITDLEWTVNAYTLTFAVLLMLGAALGDRFGRRRLFIAGLGLFTLSSLAAALAPNIGALVAARAAQGVGAALLAPVSLTLLTAAVPVAKRGLAFGAWGAVNGMAVALGPLIGGTVVQHLSWQWIFALNVPIGLALLPLARLRLNESHGPNSRLDVLGTALASGGLFGIVYGLIRGNADGWTSAPVLAALVTGAALLVAFVVWEARTPNPLLPLRLFRSRSFTAVNLASMLMSLGMFGSIFLLSQFLQNVQGNSPMSAGVRMLPWTGMPMLVAPLAGILAGRIGGRVVIAAGLALQALGLGWFAVIVGTHTSYISQVPPLVLSGVGMALFFAPVATMLMGSVRPDQQGVASGANNALREVGGALGVAVLTSVFTAHGGYSSGQSFVDGLTPALWVGASVIVAATAAILIAPRRGRGLPAPVAEAPRDAVAGAEGVEGVPAAQPVA; this is encoded by the coding sequence ATGCGCAAAGGCAATCCGGCCGTCTGGGCCTTCGTCATCACCAGCACCGCGGGCTTCATGGCCGCACTCGACAACCTGGTCGTCACGACCGCCCTGCCCTCCATCCGGGCCCACCTCGGCGGCGGCATCACCGACCTGGAGTGGACGGTCAACGCCTACACGCTGACCTTCGCCGTGCTGCTGATGCTCGGCGCGGCGCTCGGCGACCGCTTCGGCCGCCGTCGCCTCTTCATCGCCGGGCTCGGCCTGTTCACCCTCTCCTCGCTGGCGGCCGCCCTCGCTCCGAACATCGGCGCCCTGGTCGCCGCCCGCGCCGCTCAGGGAGTCGGCGCGGCCCTGCTCGCACCGGTCAGCCTGACCCTGCTCACCGCCGCCGTCCCGGTCGCCAAGCGCGGCCTCGCCTTCGGCGCCTGGGGAGCGGTCAACGGCATGGCCGTCGCCCTCGGCCCGCTGATCGGCGGCACCGTCGTCCAGCACCTCTCCTGGCAGTGGATCTTCGCCCTCAACGTGCCGATCGGCCTGGCCCTGCTGCCGCTGGCCCGCCTGCGGCTGAACGAGTCCCACGGCCCGAACAGCCGGCTGGACGTCCTGGGCACGGCCCTGGCCAGCGGCGGACTCTTCGGCATCGTCTACGGGCTGATCCGCGGCAACGCGGACGGCTGGACCAGCGCGCCGGTGCTCGCCGCGCTCGTCACCGGCGCGGCCCTGCTGGTCGCCTTCGTCGTCTGGGAGGCCCGCACGCCGAACCCGCTGCTGCCGCTGCGCCTCTTCCGCAGCCGCTCCTTCACCGCGGTGAACCTCGCGTCGATGCTGATGTCGCTGGGCATGTTCGGCTCGATCTTCCTGCTCAGCCAGTTCCTGCAGAACGTCCAGGGCAACAGCCCGATGAGCGCGGGCGTGCGGATGCTGCCGTGGACCGGCATGCCGATGCTCGTCGCCCCGCTGGCCGGCATCCTGGCCGGCCGCATCGGCGGCCGCGTCGTGATCGCCGCCGGCCTGGCCCTGCAGGCGCTCGGCCTCGGCTGGTTCGCCGTGATCGTCGGGACGCACACCAGCTACATCAGCCAGGTCCCGCCGCTGGTCCTCTCCGGCGTGGGGATGGCCCTCTTCTTCGCCCCGGTCGCCACCATGCTGATGGGCTCGGTCCGGCCGGACCAGCAGGGTGTGGCCTCCGGCGCGAACAACGCGCTGCGTGAGGTCGGCGGAGCCCTCGGAGTGGCGGTGCTGACCTCGGTCTTCACCGCGCACGGCGGCTACAGCAGCGGCCAGAGCTTCGTCGACGGCCTGACCCCCGCGCTCTGGGTCGGCGCGAGCGTGATCGTCGCGGCCACCGCGGCCATCCTGATCGCGCCGCGTCGCGGCCGGGGCCTGCCGGCCCCGGTGGCGGAGGCCCCGCGCGACGCGGTCGCCGGTGCGGAAGGCGTCGAGGGCGTCCCCGCCGCGCAGCCGGTGGCCTGA
- the rplL gene encoding 50S ribosomal protein L7/L12 — MAKLSQDDLLAQFEEMTLIELSEFVKAFEEKFDVTAAAPAAAVVVAGGGAAAEAPEEKDEFDVILTGAGDKKIQVIKVVRELTSLGLKEAKDLVDGAPKPLLEKVNKETADKAAEALKAAGAGVEVK; from the coding sequence ATGGCGAAGCTCAGCCAGGACGACCTGCTCGCGCAGTTCGAGGAGATGACCCTCATCGAGCTCTCCGAGTTCGTGAAGGCCTTCGAGGAGAAGTTCGACGTCACCGCCGCCGCCCCGGCCGCCGCGGTCGTCGTTGCCGGTGGTGGCGCTGCCGCCGAGGCTCCCGAGGAGAAGGACGAGTTCGACGTCATCCTCACCGGCGCCGGCGACAAGAAGATCCAGGTCATCAAGGTCGTGCGTGAGCTGACCTCCCTGGGCCTCAAGGAGGCCAAGGACCTGGTCGACGGTGCGCCGAAGCCGCTGCTCGAGAAGGTCAACAAGGAGACCGCTGACAAGGCTGCCGAGGCTCTCAAGGCCGCCGGCGCCGGCGTCGAGGTCAAGTAA
- the rplK gene encoding 50S ribosomal protein L11, which translates to MPPKKKKVTGLIKLQINAGAANPAPPVGPALGQHGVNIMEFCKAYNAATESQRGMVIPVEITVYEDRSFTFVTKTPPAARLILKAAGVEKGSGEPHKTKVAKITAAQVREIATTKMPDLNANDIEMAERIIAGTARSMGITVEG; encoded by the coding sequence ATGCCTCCCAAGAAGAAGAAGGTCACGGGGCTTATCAAGCTCCAGATCAACGCCGGCGCGGCCAACCCCGCGCCGCCCGTCGGCCCCGCGCTGGGTCAGCACGGTGTCAACATCATGGAGTTCTGCAAGGCCTACAACGCGGCCACCGAGTCGCAGCGTGGCATGGTGATCCCGGTGGAGATCACGGTCTACGAGGACCGTTCCTTCACCTTCGTCACCAAGACTCCGCCGGCCGCTCGCCTCATCCTGAAGGCCGCGGGCGTGGAGAAGGGCTCCGGCGAGCCGCACAAGACCAAGGTCGCCAAGATCACGGCTGCCCAGGTCCGCGAGATCGCCACCACCAAGATGCCCGACCTGAACGCGAACGACATCGAGATGGCCGAGCGCATCATCGCCGGTACCGCTCGTTCGATGGGCATCACCGTCGAGGGCTGA
- the rplJ gene encoding 50S ribosomal protein L10, whose product MARPDKAAAVAEITDKFRGSNAAVLTEYRGLTVAQLKTLRRSLGANAEYAVVKNTLTKIAANEAGITTLDDLFAGPTAVAFVAGDPVESAKALRDFAKDNPALIIKGGVLDGKPLTGDEIKKLADLESREVLLSKLAGAMKGKQSQAAALFQALPSKMVRTIEALRAKVEEQGGAGTPAPAVEDEAPAAE is encoded by the coding sequence ATGGCAAGGCCCGACAAGGCTGCCGCCGTTGCCGAGATCACGGACAAGTTCCGCGGCTCGAACGCGGCCGTGCTGACCGAGTACCGCGGTCTGACCGTGGCGCAGCTGAAGACGCTGCGTCGCTCGCTCGGCGCGAACGCCGAGTACGCCGTGGTGAAGAACACGCTGACCAAGATTGCGGCCAACGAGGCCGGGATCACGACGCTGGACGACCTGTTCGCGGGTCCGACGGCTGTCGCCTTCGTCGCCGGTGACCCGGTGGAGTCGGCCAAGGCTCTGCGTGACTTCGCCAAGGACAACCCTGCGCTCATCATCAAGGGCGGCGTGCTCGACGGCAAGCCGCTCACCGGTGACGAGATCAAGAAGCTCGCGGACCTCGAGTCCCGCGAGGTGCTGCTCTCCAAGCTGGCCGGTGCCATGAAGGGCAAGCAGTCTCAGGCTGCCGCGCTCTTCCAGGCTCTGCCGTCCAAGATGGTTCGCACCATCGAGGCGCTGCGCGCCAAGGTCGAGGAGCAGGGCGGTGCCGGTACGCCGGCCCCCGCCGTCGAGGACGAGGCTCCCGCCGCGGAGTAA
- a CDS encoding UDP-N-acetylmuramate dehydrogenase, protein MQELHDAPLAPLTTLRIGGPAARLVTATTDADVVSVVRAADDAGEPLLLVGGGSNLVIGDEGFPGTVLRIATEGFALDGTRLTLAAGEVWADAVDRVVVDHGLAGIEFLAGIPGSAGATPVQNVGAYGQEVADTVTEVVAYDRHARETVTLAAADCGFGYRHSRFKADPDRYVVLRVTFALEDASGASTPVRYAEAARALGVAPGERAELGAARETVLKLRAGKGMVLDPEDHDTWSAGSFFTNPILTEAEHAAFLARAAERLGSDVEPPAYPAGEGHVKTSAAWLIDKAGFTKGYGAGRARLSGKHTLALTNRGDATAADLLTLAREVRDGVAAAFGVTLVNEPVMVGVAL, encoded by the coding sequence GTGCAGGAACTCCATGACGCGCCCCTGGCCCCGCTGACCACCCTCCGCATCGGCGGACCCGCCGCCCGCCTGGTGACGGCCACGACCGACGCCGACGTGGTCTCCGTCGTGCGCGCCGCGGACGACGCGGGCGAGCCGCTGCTGCTCGTCGGCGGCGGCAGCAACCTGGTGATCGGGGACGAGGGCTTCCCCGGCACCGTGCTGCGCATCGCCACCGAGGGCTTCGCCCTCGACGGCACCCGGCTCACCCTCGCCGCCGGCGAGGTCTGGGCGGACGCGGTGGACCGCGTCGTCGTCGACCACGGCCTGGCCGGCATCGAGTTCCTCGCGGGCATCCCCGGCTCGGCCGGCGCCACACCGGTGCAGAACGTCGGCGCCTACGGCCAGGAGGTCGCCGACACCGTCACGGAGGTCGTCGCCTACGACCGCCACGCCCGCGAGACGGTGACGCTGGCCGCCGCCGACTGCGGCTTCGGCTACCGGCACAGCCGCTTCAAGGCCGACCCCGACCGCTACGTGGTGCTGCGCGTCACCTTCGCGCTGGAGGACGCGTCCGGCGCGTCCACCCCGGTCCGCTACGCGGAGGCGGCCCGCGCGCTCGGCGTCGCGCCGGGCGAGCGGGCGGAGCTGGGCGCCGCGCGGGAGACGGTGCTGAAGCTCCGCGCGGGCAAGGGCATGGTGCTGGACCCCGAGGACCACGACACCTGGTCGGCGGGTTCCTTCTTCACCAACCCGATCCTCACCGAGGCCGAGCACGCCGCGTTCCTGGCCCGGGCGGCCGAGCGCCTCGGCTCCGACGTCGAGCCGCCCGCCTACCCGGCGGGCGAGGGACACGTGAAGACCTCGGCGGCCTGGCTCATCGACAAGGCCGGCTTCACCAAGGGGTACGGCGCCGGCCGCGCCCGCCTCTCCGGCAAGCACACCCTCGCCCTCACCAACCGCGGCGACGCCACCGCCGCCGACCTGCTGACCCTCGCCCGCGAGGTCCGCGACGGCGTCGCGGCGGCGTTCGGCGTGACGCTGGTGAACGAGCCGGTCATGGTGGGCGTCGCGCTGTAG
- a CDS encoding MaoC family dehydratase — protein sequence MSASINYDEVEVGTELPAQSFPVTRATLVQYAGASGDFNPIHWNEAFAKAVGLPDVIAHGMFTMAEAIRVVTDWTVDPAAVVEYGVRFTKPVVVANDDAGAVIEVTGKVAAKLDDRRVRVDLVASSAGQKVLGMSRAVVQLA from the coding sequence ATGAGCGCGAGCATCAACTACGACGAGGTCGAGGTCGGCACCGAGCTGCCGGCCCAGTCGTTCCCGGTGACCAGGGCCACCCTGGTCCAGTACGCGGGCGCCTCCGGCGACTTCAACCCGATCCACTGGAACGAGGCGTTCGCCAAGGCGGTCGGCCTGCCGGACGTGATCGCCCACGGCATGTTCACCATGGCCGAGGCGATCCGCGTGGTCACCGACTGGACGGTGGACCCGGCCGCGGTGGTCGAGTACGGCGTGCGCTTCACCAAGCCGGTCGTGGTCGCGAACGACGACGCCGGCGCCGTGATCGAGGTCACCGGCAAGGTCGCGGCCAAGCTGGACGACCGCCGGGTGCGCGTCGACCTGGTCGCCTCCAGCGCGGGCCAGAAGGTCCTCGGCATGTCGCGGGCCGTGGTCCAGCTGGCCTGA
- the rplA gene encoding 50S ribosomal protein L1 gives MKRSKALTAAAAKVDRERLYAPLEAIRLAKETSTTKFDSTVEVAMRLGVDPRKADQMVRSTVNLPHGTGKTARVLVFATGDRAAAAEAAGADIVGADELIDEVAKGRLDFDAVVATPDLMGKVGRLGRVLGPRGLMPNPKTGTVTPDVAKAVTEIKGGKIEFRVDKHSNLHLIIGKTSFDTEKLVENYAAALEEVLRAKPSAAKGRYIKKVAVSTTMGPGIQVDPNRTRNLLVEEDPANV, from the coding sequence GTGAAGCGCAGCAAGGCTCTGACTGCCGCGGCCGCCAAGGTCGACCGCGAGCGTCTGTACGCCCCCCTCGAGGCCATCCGTCTGGCCAAGGAGACCTCCACCACCAAGTTCGACTCGACCGTCGAGGTCGCCATGCGTCTGGGTGTCGACCCGCGCAAGGCCGACCAGATGGTCCGCAGCACCGTGAACCTCCCGCACGGCACCGGCAAGACCGCCCGGGTCCTGGTCTTCGCGACCGGTGACCGTGCCGCGGCCGCGGAGGCTGCGGGCGCCGACATCGTCGGTGCCGACGAGCTGATCGACGAGGTCGCCAAGGGTCGTCTGGACTTCGACGCCGTCGTCGCCACCCCGGACCTCATGGGCAAGGTCGGCCGCCTCGGCCGCGTGCTCGGTCCCCGTGGCCTGATGCCGAACCCGAAGACCGGCACCGTGACCCCGGACGTGGCGAAGGCCGTGACCGAGATCAAGGGCGGCAAGATCGAGTTCCGCGTCGACAAGCACTCGAACCTGCACCTGATCATCGGCAAGACGTCGTTCGACACCGAGAAGCTGGTGGAGAACTACGCCGCGGCGCTGGAGGAGGTCCTCCGGGCCAAGCCGTCCGCCGCCAAGGGCCGTTACATCAAGAAGGTCGCCGTGAGCACCACCATGGGCCCCGGCATCCAGGTCGACCCGAACCGCACCCGCAACCTCCTCGTCGAGGAGGACCCGGCCAACGTCTGA
- a CDS encoding TetR/AcrR family transcriptional regulator, which yields MAKTSIRMSAEERRESVIRAAMIEFAETGYNGTSTQAIARRVGVSQPYLFRLFENKRALFEAAVRRCTAEIKGAFLAAAEGRHGKDALDAMGVAYFELIEDRSRLLMQMQMYVSTAAAEAAGDHEVGEAVREMWTDLWDSVAAASGASPEEVGQFFAHGMLINALVAMGFPQEHRLWQGFGPEPLC from the coding sequence ATGGCGAAGACGAGCATCCGGATGAGCGCGGAGGAACGGCGCGAGAGCGTCATCCGCGCCGCGATGATCGAGTTCGCCGAAACCGGCTACAACGGCACCTCGACCCAGGCGATCGCTCGCCGGGTCGGGGTGTCGCAGCCCTATCTCTTCCGGCTCTTCGAGAACAAGCGCGCCCTCTTCGAGGCCGCGGTCCGTCGCTGCACGGCCGAGATCAAGGGCGCGTTCCTCGCCGCCGCCGAAGGGCGGCACGGCAAGGACGCGCTCGATGCGATGGGTGTGGCCTACTTCGAGCTGATCGAGGACCGCAGTCGGCTCCTCATGCAGATGCAGATGTACGTCTCCACCGCGGCCGCCGAGGCCGCGGGGGATCACGAGGTCGGCGAGGCCGTCCGCGAGATGTGGACCGATCTGTGGGACTCGGTGGCGGCGGCGTCCGGCGCCTCCCCCGAGGAGGTCGGCCAGTTCTTCGCGCACGGCATGCTGATCAACGCACTGGTCGCCATGGGCTTCCCGCAGGAGCACCGCCTGTGGCAGGGATTCGGGCCCGAACCGCTCTGCTGA
- a CDS encoding LolA-like protein, with protein sequence MRHTRTLVAATTVALALGAVSACSAAKQAAEGAAAPLVSVADAMSLATTKTDGYSSVKVTAQISSGGSGQMSMSGRIGWKPFAMDVSVQSPKLAQLGSGTMREMFSGSTMYLNMGADAAAKMGGKHWMKMDLSTLGPSGKSFSDMINQSGGQDPATQLKLLTTSKGIKRVGTETVNGVKATHYQGTVNVSDLPANASGGLKNLLESAQKEGLTSETVDAWVGADNLPVRISTSAATNAGTFSSTVDYSDYSASSVTVTPPAASDTLDFGQLLKGLKS encoded by the coding sequence ATGCGTCACACCCGTACGCTCGTCGCCGCGACGACCGTCGCGCTCGCTCTCGGCGCCGTCTCCGCCTGCAGCGCTGCCAAGCAGGCCGCGGAGGGCGCCGCGGCCCCGCTGGTCAGCGTCGCCGACGCGATGTCGCTCGCGACGACGAAGACCGACGGCTACAGCTCGGTCAAGGTCACCGCGCAGATCAGCAGCGGTGGCAGCGGGCAGATGTCGATGTCCGGCCGGATCGGCTGGAAGCCCTTCGCGATGGACGTCTCGGTCCAGAGCCCCAAGCTCGCCCAGCTGGGGTCCGGCACCATGCGCGAGATGTTCTCCGGCTCGACCATGTACCTGAACATGGGCGCCGACGCGGCCGCGAAGATGGGCGGCAAGCACTGGATGAAGATGGACCTCTCCACCCTCGGCCCGTCCGGCAAGAGCTTCTCGGACATGATCAACCAGAGCGGCGGCCAGGACCCCGCCACCCAGCTCAAGCTGCTGACGACCTCGAAGGGCATCAAGCGGGTCGGCACGGAGACGGTGAACGGCGTCAAGGCCACGCACTACCAGGGCACCGTCAACGTCTCCGACCTGCCGGCCAACGCCAGCGGCGGCCTCAAGAACCTGCTCGAGTCCGCGCAGAAGGAGGGGCTGACCAGCGAGACGGTCGACGCCTGGGTGGGCGCGGACAACCTGCCCGTGCGCATCTCCACGTCGGCCGCGACCAACGCCGGCACCTTCTCCTCCACGGTCGACTACTCCGACTACAGCGCGAGCTCCGTCACGGTGACGCCGCCGGCTGCCTCCGACACGCTCGACTTCGGCCAGCTGCTCAAGGGCCTCAAGTCCTGA
- a CDS encoding adenosine deaminase: MEQVLAPSRPSDTPSDTSGTASSTRRDVRLLPKAHLHLHFTGSMRPATLLELAEKHGVRLPEALSSGEPPRLRATDERGWFRFQRLYDAARSVLRDEDDIRRLVREAAEDERADGSGWLEIQVDPTSYAPRLGGLIPALELVLDAVDEASRESGVGIRVLVAANRMKHPLDARTLARLAVRFADRGVVGFGLSNDERRGLARDFDRAFRIATEAGLLAAPHGGELAGPESVRSCLDDLGARRVGHGVRAAESPVLMRRLAEEQITCEVCPASNVALGVYEQQEDVPLRRLFDAGVPLALGADDPLLFGSRLAAQYELARDSHGFTDEELAELARQSVRASRAPEPARVSLLSGIDAWLAQPA, encoded by the coding sequence ATGGAACAGGTCCTCGCCCCGTCCCGTCCCTCCGACACGCCGTCCGACACCTCCGGCACCGCGTCGTCCACCCGGCGCGATGTGCGCCTGCTGCCCAAGGCGCACCTCCATCTGCACTTCACCGGTTCCATGCGCCCGGCCACGCTGCTGGAGCTGGCGGAGAAGCACGGCGTGCGGCTGCCGGAGGCGCTGAGCTCGGGCGAGCCGCCGAGGCTGCGGGCGACGGACGAACGCGGCTGGTTCCGCTTCCAGCGGCTGTACGACGCGGCACGCTCGGTGCTGCGGGACGAGGACGACATCCGGCGGCTGGTGCGCGAGGCCGCGGAGGACGAACGGGCGGACGGCTCGGGCTGGCTGGAGATCCAGGTCGACCCGACCTCGTACGCGCCACGCCTGGGAGGCCTGATCCCGGCGCTGGAGTTGGTACTCGACGCGGTCGACGAGGCCTCGCGCGAGTCGGGCGTGGGCATCCGGGTGCTGGTCGCGGCGAACCGGATGAAGCACCCGCTCGACGCCCGCACGCTGGCCCGCCTCGCGGTCCGCTTCGCCGACCGGGGCGTCGTCGGCTTCGGCCTCTCCAACGACGAACGCCGGGGCCTGGCACGGGACTTCGACCGCGCCTTCAGGATCGCCACGGAGGCGGGCCTGCTGGCCGCCCCGCACGGCGGCGAGCTGGCCGGGCCGGAGAGCGTCCGCTCCTGCCTGGACGATCTCGGCGCCCGGCGGGTGGGCCACGGCGTCCGCGCCGCGGAGAGCCCGGTGCTGATGCGCCGTCTCGCGGAGGAGCAGATCACCTGCGAGGTGTGCCCGGCGTCCAACGTCGCGCTGGGCGTCTACGAGCAGCAGGAGGACGTCCCCCTGCGCCGCCTCTTCGACGCGGGCGTGCCGCTGGCCCTGGGGGCGGACGATCCGTTGCTGTTCGGCTCCCGTCTGGCCGCGCAGTACGAGCTGGCGCGCGACAGCCACGGCTTCACCGACGAGGAGCTGGCCGAGCTGGCCCGTCAGTCGGTGCGCGCGTCGCGGGCCCCGGAACCGGCCCGGGTCTCACTGCTGAGCGGCATCGACGCCTGGCTGGCGCAGCCTGCCTGA
- a CDS encoding pyridoxal phosphate-dependent aminotransferase produces MSAGTPTPDASTRPADRRVSARIGAIAESATLAVDAKAKALKAAGRPVIGFGAGEPDFPTPDYIVEEAVAACRDPKNHRYTPAGGLPELKAAIAAKTLRDSGWAVDASQVLVTNGGKQAIYEAFAALLDPSDEVIVPAPYWTTYPESIQLAGGVTVEVVADETTGYKVSVEQLEAARTERTKMLLFVSPSNPTGAVYTRAEVEAVGRWAAEHGLWVLTDEIYEHLVYGDAEFVSLPVAVPELADKCVVVNGVAKTYAMTGWRVGWVIGPGDVIKAATNLQSHATSNVSNVAQRAALAAIAGDLSAVDEMKVAFDRRRRTIVRMLNEIPGVVCPEPEGAFYAYPSVKGLLGKEIRGRRPATSAELAALILDEAEVAVVPGEAFGTPGYLRLSYALGDADLVEGVTRLQKLLAEAE; encoded by the coding sequence ATGAGCGCTGGAACCCCCACCCCTGACGCAAGCACCCGTCCGGCCGACCGCCGGGTCTCGGCCCGCATCGGCGCCATCGCGGAGTCGGCGACGCTGGCCGTGGACGCCAAGGCGAAGGCCCTCAAGGCCGCCGGGCGCCCGGTGATCGGCTTCGGCGCGGGCGAGCCGGACTTCCCGACGCCGGACTACATCGTCGAGGAGGCCGTGGCCGCCTGCCGCGACCCGAAGAACCACCGCTACACGCCGGCCGGCGGGCTGCCGGAGCTGAAGGCGGCGATCGCGGCCAAGACGCTGCGCGACTCCGGCTGGGCGGTCGACGCCTCCCAGGTGCTGGTCACCAACGGCGGCAAGCAGGCGATCTACGAGGCCTTCGCGGCGCTGCTCGACCCCTCCGACGAGGTCATCGTGCCGGCGCCCTACTGGACCACCTACCCCGAGTCGATCCAGCTCGCGGGCGGCGTGACGGTGGAGGTCGTGGCCGACGAGACGACCGGCTACAAGGTCTCCGTCGAGCAGCTGGAGGCGGCCCGCACGGAGCGCACCAAGATGCTGCTCTTCGTCTCCCCCTCGAACCCGACCGGCGCCGTCTACACCCGCGCCGAGGTCGAGGCCGTCGGCCGTTGGGCGGCGGAGCACGGCCTCTGGGTGCTCACCGACGAGATCTACGAGCACCTGGTCTACGGCGACGCGGAGTTCGTCTCGCTGCCGGTGGCGGTGCCCGAGCTGGCCGACAAGTGCGTCGTGGTCAACGGCGTGGCCAAGACCTACGCGATGACGGGCTGGCGCGTCGGGTGGGTGATCGGCCCCGGCGACGTGATCAAGGCGGCGACGAACCTGCAGTCGCACGCCACCTCGAACGTGAGCAACGTCGCCCAGCGGGCGGCGCTGGCGGCGATCGCCGGGGACCTCTCCGCGGTCGACGAGATGAAGGTCGCCTTCGACCGTCGGCGGCGCACGATCGTGCGGATGCTGAACGAGATCCCCGGTGTGGTCTGTCCGGAGCCCGAGGGCGCGTTCTACGCGTACCCCTCGGTCAAGGGCCTGCTGGGCAAGGAGATCCGCGGCAGGCGCCCGGCCACCTCGGCCGAGCTGGCGGCGCTGATCCTCGACGAGGCCGAGGTCGCGGTCGTCCCCGGCGAGGCCTTCGGCACGCCCGGCTACCTGCGCCTGTCGTACGCGCTGGGCGACGCGGACCTGGTCGAGGGCGTCACCCGGCTGCAGAAGCTGCTGGCCGAGGCAGAGTAG